The sequence below is a genomic window from Cedecea neteri.
GGGGCTAAAAAAGTTACCGGATAAACGTGCCGTCGAGTTATGGGCTAAAGGCCGACAGAACCTATGGGCGCAACCCAAAGTCGATGGGGTGGCTATCACATTGGTCTATCAACACGGCCGACTGGTGAAGATGCTAAGCCGTGGCAACGGTGTTAAAGGAGAGGACTGGACACACAAAACTGCTGGTATTAATTCCATACCACTTCATTTATCTGGGCCACTTGCGAACAGCGTATTGCAAGGCGAGCTTTTCCTGAAACGGGAGGGCCATATTCAAAGCCTGGCAGGAGGCGTGAATGCGAGAGCTAAAGTTGCCGGGGAAATGCTTCGTACTGGAGCAGTTAGCGATCCTAACGCACTGGGTATTTTTATCTGGGCCTGGCCTGATGGCCCTGAAAGCCTTGCTGAAAAGAGCAATATTTTGCGTGACGCAGGTTTTTCCCTGACCGCTCTATGGTCCCAACCTGTAGCAAACATTGATGAAATTGCCCGCTTGCGTGAGGGGTGGTTTCGCCAGCCGCTTCCCTTTGTCACGGATGGGATTGTAATTCGTCAGGAACGTGAACCCGAGGCTAAATTCTGGCAGCCGGGGCAGGGTGACTGGGCCATAGCGTGGAAATATCCGCCGGCTGAGCAAATCGCGGTGGTTCGTAACGTTGATTTTGCCGTGGGGCAAACGGGCAAGGTGTCCGTCGTGCTTGAATTGGAAGAGGTTCTGCTCGACGATAAACGTGTTCGACGGGTAAATATCGGCTCACTAAAACGCTGGCAGGAATGGGATGTTGTTGCGGGTGATAAAGTAAAAATAAGTCTGGCGGGACAGGGAATTCCTCGGATGGATGAAGTCGTCTGGCGCGTCAGCCAGCGAGACACATCCATACCGGAAATGGTGGCTTTTACACCGGTAACTTGCCTTTATGCTTCATCTGAATGCGCAGAGCAATTTATTGCCCGCCTGACGGGGATGGGCCAAAAGCGAGTTCTGGATTTAGCGGGCGTTAGTCAAAGCACCTGGCGCTATCTACATATGACGTCACGCTTTCAGCACATTTTCTCATGGCTGGATTTGAACAAGACCATGCTGTCTGGTTTACCAGGCATTTCGGTGAAAAAAGCCGAGTTGTTATGGCATCAATTTTCGTTGTCCCGAAAACAGCCGTTTATTCGCTGGGTAGTGGCCTTAGGGATGCCGCTGCCGCGAAGTGCGCATGCCGTTCTTAAAGACAAACACTGGCAGCAGCTTGGCGGCTGGGATCAATCCCGATGGCAAGCTTTACCCGGAGTGGGGGCTAAGCGGGCAAGGCAGCTAGTCGATTTTATGA
It includes:
- the ligB gene encoding NAD-dependent DNA ligase LigB; its protein translation is MKGIALAIFAILLGISSTVTASCPAWPEVRTQKEIERLAHQLSLWDDAYYQQGKSLVSDAVYDDLKETLSAWRRCIKQGNEAESARMGSAGSSSHPVAHTGLKKLPDKRAVELWAKGRQNLWAQPKVDGVAITLVYQHGRLVKMLSRGNGVKGEDWTHKTAGINSIPLHLSGPLANSVLQGELFLKREGHIQSLAGGVNARAKVAGEMLRTGAVSDPNALGIFIWAWPDGPESLAEKSNILRDAGFSLTALWSQPVANIDEIARLREGWFRQPLPFVTDGIVIRQEREPEAKFWQPGQGDWAIAWKYPPAEQIAVVRNVDFAVGQTGKVSVVLELEEVLLDDKRVRRVNIGSLKRWQEWDVVAGDKVKISLAGQGIPRMDEVVWRVSQRDTSIPEMVAFTPVTCLYASSECAEQFIARLTGMGQKRVLDLAGVSQSTWRYLHMTSRFQHIFSWLDLNKTMLSGLPGISVKKAELLWHQFSLSRKQPFIRWVVALGMPLPRSAHAVLKDKHWQQLGGWDQSRWQALPGVGAKRARQLVDFMKHPQVVALAAFLSQHNIPGFGHQ